A window of Halovivax gelatinilyticus genomic DNA:
GATTTGGGTTAGATGCCGACATCGTGGCAAGCTTCAATATAGGTGTTATGTCGTTGTCCGGCTGTAAGGAAAATGTTCAGGTCAGAAATTTGTGTTAGAGCGAGTTGAGGCCCGCTAAGTAAAACGTGAACTCTCAGAAGGTGCAGGGAGAAACCGTGGTCGACGCGATCGCTCCGAGCAGGCACACAGGGTCGTCTGAAAGCCATAGATCGTATTTGAGTTATCGCACGACGGCTCGCAACCTCTAGTTTCTGTCTCACTTCTCGCAAATACAGACACTCCCGTCTCGAATCTGCTGTGTTACGTACTGGTGAATACTTTCAGCTAGCGCATACGTCGCATCGGATTTTTGTTTCGTCGGAACCTGAACGCCGTAGTAATGGCCGGTTCGATTGTCGCTATATAACCCTTTCAGGTCCGAAGCCGTACTTCGGTCGAACAGCCCCCGTTCAGCTGCACGATCGTAGGCCGCCTCGTGGTCGTGGAAGTTCTCGATCGTGTCGTCCGTATCCCAGAGAAGATAGGCCTCGATCGTTCGTTCCGTCGAACTGAAACTCAACTCTACTACCGCACCGTGAAAGCCATCTTCAGCTCGCAGAACACGAGCGCTTTCCAGATAACGGCACGCTTTGGTCAGCTGAATCTTCCATTCTGCGTCCTGGTCAATGCCTTCTTCAAATGCGGGCGTTCCCAGACCGATGTATTCGAAGGCGTCATCGGCCTGCTGGAGATGTTCAGTGATTTCAGACGGGGCTGTCATCGAACTCTCCGTGCGCAAGCAGGTTTCTGAGCGTTTCGAAATGTTCCGTGTTGTACACGGTGATTCCTGTGAGGACGATGTGGCTAATATCCTCAGCGAAGGATGGAACGGCCTCGACGGATTCTACAGTGACGTGAAAGTCGTATCTCTGACCGTCGAATTCCCGGCCTTCGAGATCTTTTTCAACGGAATTTGCCTTTCGCTGGTTTGGGGCTCGGTCGTCCTGAACAACGACCCAGAGGTCGATATCGCTCCGACGGTCCGCTTCTCCCCGAGCGATACTCCCGTGTAAGACGATCCCCACAACCGAGTCGAGCTCACTTTTGAGCCGTTCTGTCGCAGTTTCGACCGGCAATTGAAACTCCTCCTGCGGGATCCGTAAAATAGGGTCATCGGGTACAGAAAGTCGACATCTGTTGATTCTAACGGATTTTTGATTACCACGGTACTCGGTATCGACGAGATCGTTCTCTTCGAGGATGGCTACTGCACGCCGAATTGCGGACTCGGAATAGTCGATTTGGCGTGCCAATTCTCGTTGACCGAACTCGTCGAACCGATGGGTGGCTAAAAATAAGAGGAGGTCGTCAGTCGCCTCTTTTCCGTATAATTTGGAGTCCATAGCCGGAATTGGGACGGCAATTGAAATGCCAGAGTTGTCGTTAGTTTTCTCGTTCCGCCGCATGCGCCGTAATGCGGAGGCCACCTATATAAACTATAAGTCTATTTTACGCCATTATTTATATACTCTATCGAGTTGGCGAGCTACATGACGAGAATTGTGTGTGTTGCCGAAGGCCCTTCTGAAACGATGTACAGTACCCGATGGCGGACGAGTGCCCGGACCACGTCTACCGCGGACGTTCCCGTATGAGAAGCGTCGGCTTCGCGACCGGCAAGCGTGAGATTCCGACGTCGATCGACAAGGACACCGTCGCCGAACAGCTGGGATTTACGTCGACGGTGAGCCCATCTGGCCGAGTTACGATACGTCTTTAGTAATTCGTTACGCTCCACTCGATCTCGTAGTCGTCGACTCGATAGGGATCGTCGTCCATGTACATGACGTCGAACTCCCAGACTCGGTCGGCTGCCAGGTCCATTGTATTGTCTATCCAGTCGGCGATCTGGACCCCGTCTTCGTCGAGGAAGTAGACCGTCACCTCGACGTAGCTGAGTTCCTCGCCCGAGGTGTTCTCGAGTTGGCCCGTCACGCCCGCATCATACGGGCCGTTGTTGTACCATTCGTGCTCGACGAACTGGAGCGCTTCGTCTCCGTTCCCTCCGTCGTCATCGTCCGATTCCGAGCTGTCATCGTCACCGCCTCCCCCGGCACCGTCATCACCGCTGCCGGACTCCCGATCGGACGACTCTTCGCTGACGCATCCCGCCAACGCAGGGATTGATCCACCCACCACGGCCAATAACGTTCGACGTTGCATATCTCAGAGATGAAAATCAGCGTAGATGAACGTTCTGGCCTGTTACACCTCAGTTTTCTCGGTCCTGCTTCAACTTCTCTAGAGTCCTTCTGAAACCTCAGAGCCACAGATTGGGCACGTTCCGGGGTCTTTGCTTCAACCCCACTAGAGTCCTTCTGAAACCGGCCTTTTTGGCTGGATGCACGTCGGTACTGGGGGCTTCAACCCCACTAGAGTCCTTCTGAAACCACGATCGAGCGGTACGTGTTTTCTCTCCGACCGCCGGCTTCAACCCCACTAGAGTCCTTCTGAAACGAGACGACCATCACCGACCTGTGGACACGGTTGTTCGCTTCAACCCCACTAGAGTCCTTCTGAAACCGGTTGTACCAGTCGTGGTAAAGTTTCGACTCGTGCTTCAACCCCACTAGAGTCCTTCTGAAACCGGTTGTACCAGTCGTGGTAAAGTTTCGACTCGTAGCTTCAACCCCACTAGAGTCCTTCTGAAACTGGCGAGAGTTGGCCGGACGTCCTTCGGTTCTACGCGCTTCAACCCCACTAGAGTCCTTCTGAAACCATGCCGGATTTCCGGCTGTGAGGCCCTCTATGGGCTGCTCACACATATCGATTTTCGTCGACCGTCAATAACCCCAATACCCCCTGGGGTCGACGAAACGCGCAGTGGAATGCTCTCAGCACCGACACCCTGGCCAGAATTTGTCTCGAAGCGACGATTGAACCGTCGGTGATTATCCGAAATGGACCAGAACCTGCACAGCAGAAATCGACGTCTCGGTCGTCAGCCGATTTCCGGGATTCCGAAGATTTGCTTATCTATATGGGCGCCAACACCGACGTGATCCATCTCAGCGAAGTTTTGCAGTGAGGACTCACTGGCATTTCTTACCACCAACGAAATCGGATGACCGTGTTCAACCGATCGACCGGTTCGACCGCAATCATCCTAAGAGATAAACAATCGCAACCGACCGTACCAATCGTTTCTAACGTGTCGATCCAATCTCGACGACGTTCACGGTCGAGTACGGACGCACGCTCAAAGACGAATCAGCCGCGAGGAACTGCCACTTTAACCCCGAGTTCCGTCAAATCGAGATGCTCACCGAATGTGACGCCGATACGCTATTCCCGTGAGCCGGCGTCAGCGCACCTCCCGAACGTCCTCGATAATCTCCCGAAGCGGAGCTTTCCTCGTCATCACTCGCCACGTGTTGACCGCCATGTACAGCCCGACGTTGTACCAGATGACCGTGATGCCGGCCAAACACGCCAGGAGGAACCAGAGCACCCCAAACCACCAGCCGACGAGCACGAACCACGCGATTCGGGTCGCGACGTTCATTGGCAGACGTTAGTTTGTTTATCATTCATACATAAATTGGTGTGCCTTCCCGATTTTCGTTCAACAGCCCTCGGTTGCCGTCGCCGGTATTTGATTTCTAAACGACCGGAGCAGGTTGTCGATAGAATCGTAGAACAGATCGGCAGTGATCGAAGAATCGAACGTCTCGGACCAGTATCGTCGAAGAAGATTCGGTAGTGGAGATAGTCAGTAGTTATAATACATTCCCCGCCGTAGCCACCGCTGGAAGTCCACGTCTCCACCGGTCGCAAGGGGACGGCGTTCAGTAAATGTCCCGGGTGTAGGCGCACCCGAGACGTGGCTTCCAAATCCGAGAAGGATTTGTCTGCCATGATTCCGTACACACCTTCGAGACAAAAAGGTCTCGCACGCCTGTGGTATCGAGAGCGCAAGCTATGGAGCGATTTTCCTACGATATCTGAAGTCTGTCAGCGCCGACGGACGGCCGTCCACGCGTCGGGGGTCGACGGATGACCGACGCACAACGCGAGTCGAACGACCAGGCCTGCTACCGCTGTGGCGACTCGCTCCACGACGCACACCGGATTCGCCTCTCGGCCGCCCACAGCGGCCCGCTCGGCGACCGCTGCCTCGACGTCGAGCGGCCGATCTGTCCGGACTGCCTGGCCGGGATCGGGATGCTCGAGTTCGACCTGAACTCGATGGACGAGTCGCCGGATCCGGCGACGCCGACCCGCGGCGAGTGCCCGCCGGTTCGATCGCGCCCGGGGTGATCGAGCGGCGTCGTGACCGACGTGACGGCCTCGTTCGAAGCGGCACACCTATGGCGTTCGAGGGCCTGGATCACCGCATGTCGTCAGCCGCACCCGAGTTGCTCGTCGAACTACTGACCATCGCCGTCTACGCCGTTCTCGCGCTCGCGTTCACCGTCATCGGCCTACTGGCCGAGACGACCGCGTTCGATCACTACGCGAGCGGGGAACTCGTGCTGGCGGGCTGGTTCGTCGCCCTCGGCGCCGTCTTGCTCTACGCCGGCGTCGTCGCGATCGGCTACCAGAAGCTGTTCGTTCGCGTCCAGGAGCAATTCATCTGAATCGATACGTGGGACAGGCCACTGTACCGTTCTGTGTGCGTTTTTTGCCACACAACCCGGCTACGTTCACGAGACGAGGGCATTCATCTCCCACCGAGTTTAGATTGGAGAAGGCATATATGCGGTTGAGCGTATCTGGAGCGTATGTCTACTCGAACCGAACGAACGACGCTAACAGATCCGTGGTTCATAGTCACGTTCGTCGCCGTGTTGTTCGTTTCGGTGAATGTACTGGGTCCACTTCTTTCTAGCGCGACGCTGCCCGTGTTTGGGCTACAGGGGAACAATCTGGTGTGGATCGTGTTGATCGCATTCTACGCGCTGGTATTCTCGATCGCCGGTGGGTTTTGTAGCTACTACGGCGTTTCGGCGTTGAGAGGACGCTAACAGAGTCGAGTTGTATCATTGATCAACGCAGAAGTCCGTCAGTGAGACGGCAAAAGCCGTGTTCGACGAACCGCGTGTTCCTGCCTGACACACCGTAATCGACAGAGCTGGTGACCGACCGCTTACGCCGTTCTACGAGCGTCCCGGTACGTCAGTGCTGCAGCTCCGGTGAGGATCGCGTACGCGAGAAGCGCGACCGGAAACGGAATCCGCCACCGACTCAGTTCGGTCGTGACATACGACGCGACGAGGACGACGGAAACGACCAGGGCGAGGTTTTCGGAGTACGAACGGACGAGAGAGGACATACGAGTAAATACGGGCGCATCCGCGAGTTAAATATACTTATAATCTCAGACCGTGGGCGAATCAGCTATTCGGGATCAGCCGATTCTCGGTCGGCGTAGTATTCGACGTCGAGACCGGGGACGTTCTCGAAGTCGCCGTCCCGCGTCAGTATCGGTGCGCCGGACTCACGTGCGACACCCGCAATCAGGATGTCCTGTTCGTTGATTGCGTTGCCATTTGCCAGGAGTTCGGCTCGTATCAACGCAGATTCTTGCGCAGCAGGTTCGGTAAACGCCACGGGATCGATCCAGTCGAGCGCATCGATAGTCTCCGCGAGTTGATCCGTCCCCCCAGCCCACGCTGCATGCCGGTATATCTCGTATAGTATCGGAGTTGGTGCGCCGTATGCCCGACCCTCGTTCGAATCGAGATAGTCGACAGCGTCCTCGTGGTGATCGGACTTCGGCTGAAGCAGATCGACGAGAAAGCTACTGTCCAAAAACCTCACGCTGTCGCTCCGTAAAATCCTCGTCAAATTCTTCGCGGAATGCATCCCGGTCGAGTCCGGCGTCAGTCCCACTCCACAGACCCGCAGCTTTCATCGGGTCTTTATCGCCCCGGGTCAGCCGGTTCACCACATCGCTAAAACTCTCGTCCCCTCGCTTGTGGGCTTTGAGCCGCTCGTAGGCCTCCTCCTTGATGCTTATCGTCTTCGTCCCCATGTACACGTACACGTATACACCAACACAATAAGCGTGCTGGTGATCGCCGCCCATCGAGATCGCGACCGCGATCGATTGGAACGCCGGTGAGACGGTGGTATCGCGGATATTACTCGGATACTTGCCCGACTGTGCGAGTTACAATTCGTACCCACTCGACCGGTCCGACAGATCGATCTGCCACACCGATTGCTCTTTACCGTCGGAGCCAATTCCATCGGGTATGAGTCGATTCGGCGAGGTTGCCGACCAGTACGAACCCCACGCACTCGAAGCGCAGGTCTTCGAGTACTGGGACGCGGTCGACGCCTACGAGCAGACGAAAGCACACCGGGCCGACGGTGAGACGTTCTTCTTCGTCGACGGTCCGCCGTACACCTCCGGCGCCGCCCACATGGGAACGACGTGGAACAAGACGCTCAAAGACGTCTACCTGCGCCACCTGCGGATGACCGGTCACGACGTCACCGACCGACCGGGCTACGATATGCACGGGCTCCCGATCGAGACCCGGGTCGAGGAGAAGCTCGGGTTCGAGAACAAGAAGGACATCGAGGAGTTCGGCGAAGACGCCTTCATCGAGGCCTGCAAAGAGTACGCCGACGAGCAGCTCGATGGCCTGCAAACTGATTTCCAGGACTTCGGCGTCTGGATGGACTGGGACGACCCCTACAAGACGGTCTCGCCGGAGTACATGGAGGCCGCCTGGTGGGGTTTCGCCCAGGCCGCAGAGCGCGACCTCGTCGAGAAGGGCCACCGCTCGATCTCGCAGTGTCCGCGGTGTGAGACCGCAATCGCGAACAACGAAGTCGAGTACGACGACGTCGAGGATCCGTCGATCTACGTCAAATTCGACATCACTGATCGCGAGGGCGAGTCCCCCGACGGCGCAGACGGCGACGGCAAACTCGTCATCTGGACGACGACGCCGTGGACGATCCCGGCGAACACGTTCGTCGCCGTCGACGGGGAGGGCGAGTACGTCGGCGTCCGCGCGGAGAAAGACGGTGACGAGGAGCTGCTCTACGTCGCCGAACCGAAAGTCGAGGACGTCCTCTCGGCCGGCCGCTACGACGACTACGAGGTCGTCGAGGAGCTGACCGGCGGGGAGATGGTCGGCTGGGCGTACGAACACCCGCTGGTCGAGGAGGTCCCGGACCACCCGGACCACGAGGGCGCCTGTGAAGTCTACGAGGCGGAGTACGTCGACACGCACGGCGACGGTACCGGCCTCGTCCACTCCGCGCCGGGTCACGGTGAGGAGGACTTCGTCCGCGGCAGCGAGCTCGACTTCCCCATCTTCTGTCCCGTCGGGAGCGACGGCGTCTACACCGACGAGGGCGGCGCCTACGAGGGACAGTTCGTCAAGGACGCCGACGAGGCGATCACAGCCGATCTCGAGGAAAATGGCAACCTCCTCGCCTCCGAAACGATCAGCCACAGCTACGGCCACTGCTGGCGGTGTGACACCGGCATCGTCCAGATCGTCACCGAGCAGTGGTTCATCACGATCACCGACGTCAAAGACGAGCTCCTCGACAACATCGAAGACAGCGAGTGGCACCCCGAGTGGGCCCGCGACAACCGCTTCCGAGACTTCGTCGAGGAGGCCCCGGACTGGAACGTCTCGCGACAGCGCTACTGGGGCATTCCACTGCCCGTCTGGACGCCAGACGCGGAACGGAGTTCCGCGGAGAGCGACGACGAAGATACCGAGGACGACGATGCGACGGACATGATCGTCGTCGCGACGCGCGAGGAGCTCGCAGAACGGGTCGATCAGGACGTCGATCCCGAGACGGTCGACCTCCACAAGGACACCGTCGACGAGCTGACGATCACCGAAGACGGGACGACCTACACCCGCGTGCCGGACGTCTTCGACGTCTGGTTCGACTCGTCGGTCGCCTCGCTCGGCACGATCGGTTACCCCGGCGACGAGGAGGCGTTCGAAGAACTCTGGCCGGCCGACCTCATCATGGAGGCCCACGACCAGACGCGCGGCTGGTTCTGGTCCCAGCTGGGCATGGGAACGACCGCCCTCGGCGACATTCCCTACAAGACGGTCCTGATGCACGGCTTCGCGCAGATGCCAGACGGCCGGGCGATGAGCAAGTCGAAGGACATCCTCGTCGACCCACACGACGCCATCGAGAAGCACGGCCGCGACGTCATGCGCATGTTCCTGCTCTCGAACGACCCGCAGGGAGCGGACATGCGCTTTTCGTGGGAGGGCATGGAGACGAT
This region includes:
- a CDS encoding DNA-binding protein; this encodes MTAPSEITEHLQQADDAFEYIGLGTPAFEEGIDQDAEWKIQLTKACRYLESARVLRAEDGFHGAVVELSFSSTERTIEAYLLWDTDDTIENFHDHEAAYDRAAERGLFDRSTASDLKGLYSDNRTGHYYGVQVPTKQKSDATYALAESIHQYVTQQIRDGSVCICEK
- a CDS encoding PIN domain-containing protein, producing the protein MRFLDSSFLVDLLQPKSDHHEDAVDYLDSNEGRAYGAPTPILYEIYRHAAWAGGTDQLAETIDALDWIDPVAFTEPAAQESALIRAELLANGNAINEQDILIAGVARESGAPILTRDGDFENVPGLDVEYYADRESADPE
- a CDS encoding nucleotidyltransferase domain-containing protein → MRRNEKTNDNSGISIAVPIPAMDSKLYGKEATDDLLLFLATHRFDEFGQRELARQIDYSESAIRRAVAILEENDLVDTEYRGNQKSVRINRCRLSVPDDPILRIPQEEFQLPVETATERLKSELDSVVGIVLHGSIARGEADRRSDIDLWVVVQDDRAPNQRKANSVEKDLEGREFDGQRYDFHVTVESVEAVPSFAEDISHIVLTGITVYNTEHFETLRNLLAHGEFDDSPV
- a CDS encoding FxLYD domain-containing protein; amino-acid sequence: MQRRTLLAVVGGSIPALAGCVSEESSDRESGSGDDGAGGGGDDDSSESDDDDGGNGDEALQFVEHEWYNNGPYDAGVTGQLENTSGEELSYVEVTVYFLDEDGVQIADWIDNTMDLAADRVWEFDVMYMDDDPYRVDDYEIEWSVTNY
- a CDS encoding antitoxin VapB family protein, with translation MGTKTISIKEEAYERLKAHKRGDESFSDVVNRLTRGDKDPMKAAGLWSGTDAGLDRDAFREEFDEDFTERQREVFGQ
- the ileS gene encoding isoleucine--tRNA ligase — protein: MSRFGEVADQYEPHALEAQVFEYWDAVDAYEQTKAHRADGETFFFVDGPPYTSGAAHMGTTWNKTLKDVYLRHLRMTGHDVTDRPGYDMHGLPIETRVEEKLGFENKKDIEEFGEDAFIEACKEYADEQLDGLQTDFQDFGVWMDWDDPYKTVSPEYMEAAWWGFAQAAERDLVEKGHRSISQCPRCETAIANNEVEYDDVEDPSIYVKFDITDREGESPDGADGDGKLVIWTTTPWTIPANTFVAVDGEGEYVGVRAEKDGDEELLYVAEPKVEDVLSAGRYDDYEVVEELTGGEMVGWAYEHPLVEEVPDHPDHEGACEVYEAEYVDTHGDGTGLVHSAPGHGEEDFVRGSELDFPIFCPVGSDGVYTDEGGAYEGQFVKDADEAITADLEENGNLLASETISHSYGHCWRCDTGIVQIVTEQWFITITDVKDELLDNIEDSEWHPEWARDNRFRDFVEEAPDWNVSRQRYWGIPLPVWTPDAERSSAESDDEDTEDDDATDMIVVATREELAERVDQDVDPETVDLHKDTVDELTITEDGTTYTRVPDVFDVWFDSSVASLGTIGYPGDEEAFEELWPADLIMEAHDQTRGWFWSQLGMGTTALGDIPYKTVLMHGFAQMPDGRAMSKSKDILVDPHDAIEKHGRDVMRMFLLSNDPQGADMRFSWEGMETMERHLRTLWNVFRFPLPYMRLDGFDPAEIDLDDVDEDLELVDEWVLSRLQSTKAEMGEHFGEYRQDRALDALLEFVVEDVSRFYVQAVRERMWDESESASKTAAYATIYRVLKESSVLLAPFAPFVTEKLYGKLTGDGGFDTVHMEDWPEPDEYWLDEELETDVAHLRAIEESGANARQQAGRKLRWPVPRVIVAANDDRLATAVERHDELLADRLNAREIELLTPDERWDELSYSAEADMSVLGPAFGDEAGRVMNALNDASVDEPDLETLEAAVSEALDDDVELDEEMVSFVTQTPDDVAGSTVTIDGEEFGVVYADASLTDDIESEGYAREVIRRVQEMRKEAELDVEQRIALELAIDDDRVADLVGEREDLICEEVRADSLGEVSDGHRETWDVEGISIELAIEPLAAAEASD